A genomic region of Oryza glaberrima chromosome 1, OglaRS2, whole genome shotgun sequence contains the following coding sequences:
- the LOC127772190 gene encoding kinetochore protein SPC25 homolog: MEGGGGGGGGGGAIELRRRMAAQCLAFERQIADGRERTKAAASAFSAALLSARSLSNHTISQREKFNQLKDQLRKLEADFAQALSVQVSNKTKYDLTGQSITNAIATNDQLRSLVTDKRARRDEYANVISSQLEAIEALEAKTDAARKKNLDEAFMWYKKFLGFQVVGGEGVKFVFSKIDIQNPDHEYSFCIKLNKDRYNLLQCTPFLKDSEELVKDLNCSNDLFKFVRIMRERFQAAAINGLLPASSLCPNTSSSITDSSPPALSIDTGRESTTTTSQSHSRSWAKNQDNPTKRGARPSNLLSSTRRSPRVAATDATNRY, from the exons atggaaggcggcggcggcggcggcggaggaggaggagccatcGAGCTGCGCAGGAGGATGGCGGCGCAGTGTTTGGCGTTCGAGCGGCAGATCGCCGACGGCCGCGAGCGCACCAAGGCGGCGGCCTCCGCATTcagcgccgccctcctctccgcccgcTCCCTCTCCAACCACACCATTTCCCAGCGAG AAAAATTCAACCAACTAAAGGATCAGCTGCGCAAACTTGAAGCAGATTTTGCACAAGCTCTGTCCG TCCAAGTTAGCAACAAGACAAAGTATGACCTTACTGGTCAATCCATTACGAACGCAATTGCAACTAATGATCAGCTCAGGAGCTTGGTCACTGATAAGAGGGCCAGGAGAGATGAATATGCAAATGTCATATCAAGTCAACTTGAAG CTATTGAAGCCCTTGAAGCTAAAACTGACGCGGCACGGAAAAAGAACCTAGACGAAGCTTTTATGTGGTACAAAAAGTTTCTTGGTTTTCAAGTTGTTGGTGGTGAAG GGGTGAAATTCGTCTTCAGCAAAATTGACATTCAAAACCCTGACCATGAATATTCGTTTTGCATAAAGCTCAACAAAGATAGATACAACC TACTTCAATGTACTCCATTTCTGAAAGATTCTGAAGAATTGGTGAAGGATCTAAACTGCAGTAATGATCTATTCAAGTTTGTGAGAATCATGAGAGAGAGGTTCCAGGCTGCTGCGATCAACG GGCTTCTTCCTGCTAGCTCATTATGCCCAAACACATCGTCATCCATAACAGATTCATCACCACCGGCTTTATCAATTGATACTGGACGTGAAAGTACCACTACCACCAGCCAAAGTCACTCTCGAAGTTGGGCAAAAAATCAAGATAATCCTACTAAAAGAGGAGCCCGTCCTAGTAATTTGCTATCTAGCACTCGTCGCTCTCCACGTGTTGCG GCTACAGATGCAACTAATAGGTACTAG